In a genomic window of Gemmatimonadaceae bacterium:
- a CDS encoding type IV pilus twitching motility protein PilT, which translates to MSSSAESPGQEPPLAHPVVGRAPPALAVNLRVLLDEMVASKASDLHIVAGQPPKLRIDGDITNASTGNYLSTKDTLQLAYSVLTEDQKKRFEQEDELDFSFGIANLARFRGNCFRQRGCVSMVIRQIPFDIKGFQELGLPPAIAKMAEKPRGLVLVTGPTGSGKSTTLAAVIDKINHERKGHIITVEDPIEFIHKHHSCLINQREVGTDTKSFANALKYALREDPDVILIGEMRDLETIQAALTIAETGHLAFATLHTNSAAEAINRIIDVFPPHQQSQVRAQLAFVLEGIVTQTLVPRATGRGRVLAAEVLIITPAIRALIRDDKIHQIYSSMQAGKKWGMQTLNDSLYALYMGREITADEALRVTSAPDEFNRMIGREPTGHDEGVLVRGVVKMHEKVARAR; encoded by the coding sequence GTGAGTTCATCCGCCGAGTCGCCGGGGCAGGAGCCGCCTCTGGCGCATCCTGTTGTCGGACGGGCGCCGCCCGCTCTCGCAGTCAACCTGCGCGTTCTGCTCGATGAGATGGTGGCGTCGAAAGCGTCGGATCTGCACATCGTGGCCGGCCAGCCGCCAAAGCTGCGCATCGATGGCGACATCACCAACGCCTCGACGGGAAACTACCTCAGCACAAAGGACACTCTCCAGCTCGCCTACTCGGTTCTCACGGAGGACCAGAAGAAGCGATTCGAGCAGGAGGACGAGCTCGATTTTTCATTCGGCATTGCCAACCTTGCGCGCTTCCGCGGCAATTGCTTCCGGCAGCGCGGCTGCGTTTCGATGGTGATTCGACAGATTCCGTTCGACATCAAGGGCTTCCAGGAGCTGGGACTCCCGCCCGCCATCGCGAAGATGGCGGAAAAGCCCCGTGGTCTGGTGCTCGTCACAGGGCCAACCGGCTCCGGAAAGTCGACGACCCTCGCAGCGGTGATCGACAAGATCAATCACGAGCGAAAGGGTCACATCATCACGGTCGAAGATCCCATCGAGTTCATCCACAAGCACCACAGCTGCCTGATCAATCAGCGCGAAGTGGGCACCGACACGAAATCTTTTGCCAACGCGCTCAAGTACGCTCTCCGCGAGGATCCGGACGTGATCCTCATCGGTGAGATGCGGGACCTGGAAACTATTCAGGCCGCGCTCACCATCGCCGAGACGGGGCACCTCGCGTTCGCCACGCTGCACACGAACTCGGCCGCCGAGGCTATCAACCGGATCATCGATGTCTTCCCTCCGCACCAGCAGTCGCAGGTGCGGGCGCAGCTGGCGTTCGTGCTCGAGGGGATCGTGACGCAGACGCTCGTTCCGCGCGCCACTGGGCGAGGGCGCGTTCTTGCGGCGGAGGTTCTGATAATCACGCCGGCGATCCGCGCGCTGATTCGTGACGACAAGATCCATCAGATCTACTCGTCGATGCAGGCGGGCAAGAAGTGGGGGATGCAGACGCTCAACGACTCGCTGTACGCTCTCTACATGGGTCGCGAGATCACGGCCGATGAAGCGCTGCGCGTGACGAGCGCCCCCGACGAGTTCAATCGCATGATCGGCCGTGAGCCGACCGGGCACGACGAAGGCGTCCTGGTACGGGGCGTCGTCAAGATGCACGAGAAAGTAGCGAGGGCCCGGTAA
- a CDS encoding helix-hairpin-helix domain-containing protein, with the protein MPTPGERKALLFLGAVVVLGAGARGAAVLHGDAPPDAAARRALDAQIEAVDSARQRVASKKKGRKTGKGRRTKSAESSASIEPGPAAPVEPVIPAIIDMDLATADEIETLRGVGPALAGRIVADRDSLGPFGSTEELQRVRGIGARLAKKIAPQVTFSLLPRHPRTASDGTSAPPRSRRKSRRGDSQN; encoded by the coding sequence ATGCCGACCCCAGGCGAGCGAAAAGCGCTGCTCTTCCTCGGCGCCGTCGTCGTGCTCGGTGCCGGTGCACGCGGCGCTGCAGTCCTCCATGGTGACGCGCCACCTGATGCTGCCGCACGTCGCGCGCTCGACGCTCAGATAGAAGCGGTCGACTCCGCACGGCAACGCGTCGCGAGCAAGAAAAAAGGCAGAAAAACGGGGAAGGGTCGACGCACCAAGTCGGCCGAATCATCGGCGTCAATCGAACCCGGACCCGCCGCTCCCGTCGAGCCGGTCATCCCCGCGATCATCGACATGGATCTCGCGACCGCTGACGAAATCGAGACGCTCCGCGGCGTCGGTCCCGCGCTCGCGGGGCGCATCGTCGCCGACCGCGATTCCCTGGGTCCGTTCGGCAGCACCGAGGAGCTCCAGCGGGTGCGGGGAATCGGCGCCCGGCTCGCAAAGAAAATCGCTCCCCAGGTAACCTTTTCCCTCCTTCCGCGTCATCCCCGTACAGCAAGCGACGGGACGTCGGCGCCACCCAGGAGCAGACGGAAATCCCGCCGGGGGGACTCACAAAATTGA
- a CDS encoding type II secretion system F family protein has product MTSFTYTARSFSGDLKSATLEASSRDDVIAQLRRQRLSVVKIDEAAAAKKARRGHIRMRDVVIFTRQFSTMINAGLPLVQALNILAEQSQNKVLSDVTRKVVFDVESGKTVADAMGKHPHAFSPLYVNMVAAGEAGGILDTILMRLATFMEKNDALIRKVKGATIYPSVIMSIAAIAVTVLLVFVIPVFENLFTSAGLALPLPTRVVMALSRFLKGYWYVVISVVVTAFFLYKRYAATPNGRLNIDKILLRVPVLGDVIRKAAVSRFTRTLGTLVSSGVSILDGLEITARTAGNRVVQDAIMESRASIAGGDTIAQPLKKSGVFPPMVISMISVGEQTGGLDEMLSKIADFYDDEVDAAVSNLLSLLEPMMIVFLGVVVGGMVVSMYLPIFDMINAVQ; this is encoded by the coding sequence ATGACGAGCTTCACGTATACGGCGCGGTCGTTCTCCGGCGACCTCAAGTCGGCTACGCTCGAGGCATCGTCGCGTGACGACGTAATCGCACAGCTTCGCCGCCAGCGCCTGAGCGTCGTCAAGATCGACGAAGCAGCAGCAGCGAAGAAGGCGCGGCGCGGGCACATCAGGATGCGCGACGTGGTGATCTTCACGCGCCAGTTCTCGACAATGATCAATGCCGGACTGCCCCTCGTTCAGGCGCTCAACATTCTGGCCGAGCAAAGCCAGAACAAAGTGCTTTCGGACGTGACGCGGAAGGTGGTGTTCGACGTTGAGTCGGGTAAGACCGTTGCCGACGCGATGGGCAAGCACCCCCACGCGTTCAGTCCGCTGTACGTGAACATGGTCGCAGCGGGTGAGGCGGGCGGTATCCTGGACACGATTCTGATGCGTCTCGCCACATTCATGGAGAAGAACGATGCGTTGATTCGGAAGGTGAAGGGCGCGACGATCTATCCGAGCGTCATCATGAGCATAGCGGCAATTGCCGTCACGGTGCTGCTGGTGTTCGTGATTCCGGTGTTCGAGAATCTGTTCACTTCCGCCGGTCTCGCTCTGCCTCTGCCGACGCGCGTGGTGATGGCGCTGTCGCGGTTCCTGAAGGGCTACTGGTACGTCGTGATCTCGGTTGTCGTCACCGCGTTCTTCTTATACAAGCGTTACGCGGCGACGCCGAATGGTCGCCTGAACATCGACAAGATTCTGCTGAGGGTGCCGGTGCTTGGGGACGTGATCAGGAAGGCGGCCGTGTCGCGGTTCACGCGTACGCTCGGCACGCTGGTCAGCTCCGGCGTGAGTATTCTCGACGGCCTCGAGATTACGGCAAGGACAGCGGGCAACCGGGTGGTGCAGGATGCGATCATGGAATCGCGCGCGTCGATCGCCGGCGGTGACACGATTGCCCAGCCGCTCAAGAAGTCGGGTGTATTCCCCCCGATGGTGATCTCGATGATCTCGGTTGGAGAGCAGACGGGAGGTCTGGACGAGATGCTGTCGAAGATTGCCGACTTCTACGACGACGAGGTCGACGCGGCGGTGAGCAACCTGCTCAGCCTGCTGGAGCCGATGATGATCGTGTTCCTCGGCGTCGTGGTGGGAGGCATGGTCGTGAGCATGTATCTGCCGATCTTCGACATGATCAACGCGGTGCAATAG
- a CDS encoding ATPase, T2SS/T4P/T4SS family yields MTASAATYERLGDLLVRDGLITRDQLNLALQEQRESGMRLGYSLVALGFVKETDLTRTLARQYRMPAVDLTNFEVDPRIARLIPSEMASKHLVLPLKRDGRTLTVAMADPTSTGVLDDLKFITRCDIFPVIAGEYTIRHAIERYYESNEAQMENLLKDIAKFGDTDIELVEQIEEDMTAAALSIAVQEAPVVKLINALLTDAVARGASDIHFECFEHELRVRYRIDGILHEIMKPPLKLRSALISRFKIMANLNISERRIPQDGRIKLKIMNRVIDYRVSTLPTLFGEKVVLRILDKGNLNLDLTTFGIEPRAEREIMDAIANPYGMMLVTGPTGSGKTTTLYSALSKVNNIHVNIMTAEDPVEYNLFGINQVLVRSEIGMTFAAALRAFLRQDPNIIMVGEIRDLETASIAIKAALTGHLVLSTLHTNSAPETVTRLMDMGIEGFNVASAINLIVAQRLVPKICLSCAEKYVPEGPELAMAKVNARTTMRELQFSDVALADTKLHAARHAAPHLQKVTLDTPIGDLPFFRGRGCDACQGTGLKGRQGLYETMNMTQPLRRLIMQNAGAAEIGKLAIAEGMLTLRMDGWLKVIKGITTLDQVIRETSI; encoded by the coding sequence TTGACCGCTTCAGCCGCCACTTACGAACGACTAGGCGATCTACTCGTTCGTGACGGGCTAATCACGCGTGACCAGCTGAATCTGGCGCTGCAGGAGCAGCGCGAGAGCGGCATGCGCCTGGGCTACAGCCTCGTCGCCCTCGGCTTCGTCAAGGAAACCGACCTCACGAGAACGCTCGCCCGGCAGTACCGCATGCCCGCGGTCGATCTCACGAATTTCGAGGTCGACCCTCGCATCGCGCGCCTCATCCCCAGCGAGATGGCGTCGAAGCACCTCGTGCTCCCCCTCAAGCGCGACGGCCGCACCCTCACGGTCGCGATGGCCGACCCCACCAGCACCGGCGTCCTCGACGACCTCAAGTTCATCACCCGCTGCGACATCTTCCCCGTGATCGCGGGCGAGTACACCATCCGCCACGCCATCGAGCGCTACTACGAGTCGAACGAAGCGCAGATGGAAAACCTGCTCAAGGATATCGCCAAGTTCGGCGATACCGATATCGAGCTCGTCGAGCAGATAGAGGAGGACATGACGGCGGCTGCGCTCTCCATCGCGGTCCAGGAAGCACCGGTCGTCAAGCTCATCAACGCGCTTCTCACGGACGCCGTTGCCCGCGGCGCCTCGGACATTCACTTCGAGTGCTTCGAGCACGAGCTGCGAGTTCGCTACCGCATCGACGGAATTCTCCACGAAATCATGAAGCCGCCGCTCAAGCTTCGCTCGGCTCTCATCTCGCGCTTCAAGATCATGGCGAACCTCAACATCTCGGAGCGTCGCATCCCGCAGGACGGACGCATCAAGCTGAAGATCATGAATCGCGTCATCGACTACCGCGTGTCGACTCTTCCGACGCTCTTCGGTGAGAAGGTCGTGCTCCGAATTCTCGACAAGGGGAATCTCAACCTCGACCTCACGACGTTTGGCATCGAGCCCCGAGCCGAGCGTGAGATAATGGACGCGATCGCGAACCCGTACGGCATGATGCTCGTCACCGGTCCCACGGGCTCGGGAAAAACGACCACCCTGTACTCGGCGCTCTCGAAGGTCAACAACATCCACGTCAACATCATGACGGCGGAGGACCCGGTCGAGTACAACCTGTTCGGAATCAATCAGGTGCTCGTGCGCTCCGAGATCGGCATGACCTTCGCCGCCGCGCTGAGAGCGTTCCTGCGCCAGGATCCGAACATCATCATGGTCGGCGAGATCCGCGATCTCGAGACGGCGAGCATCGCCATCAAGGCCGCGCTAACGGGCCACCTGGTCCTCTCGACGCTGCACACGAACTCCGCCCCCGAGACTGTTACGCGTCTGATGGACATGGGAATCGAGGGATTCAATGTCGCGTCGGCAATCAACCTCATCGTCGCCCAGCGACTAGTCCCGAAAATCTGCCTGAGCTGCGCCGAGAAGTACGTGCCGGAGGGTCCCGAGCTGGCGATGGCAAAGGTCAACGCACGGACAACGATGCGGGAGCTGCAGTTCAGCGACGTGGCCCTTGCCGATACAAAGCTGCATGCCGCACGTCACGCCGCTCCGCACCTTCAGAAAGTCACACTCGACACTCCGATCGGCGATCTCCCGTTCTTCCGCGGTCGGGGCTGCGACGCATGCCAGGGCACGGGGCTCAAGGGGCGGCAGGGGCTCTACGAGACAATGAACATGACCCAGCCCCTGCGCCGGCTGATCATGCAGAACGCAGGCGCTGCCGAAATCGGGAAGCTGGCAATTGCAGAGGGGATGCTGACGCTCCGCATGGACGGCTGGCTCAAGGTGATAAAGGGCATCACTACCCTCGATCAGGTTATCCGCGAGACCAGCATCTGA